The Balneola sp. genomic sequence AAACGTTCTAATTGATTTATTTCCTGCTATAATCCTTTTTCCAAATAGCTGGTTCTGCTCGCCCAACCAGTCGCACGTTCCTCCCCCCGCTTCTTTAATAATCAACATTCCCGCTGCGATGTCCCATGGATTAAGTCCATATTCATAAAATCCCTCAAACCTGCCTGAAGCCACGCAACATAAATCATAGGAAGCCGAGCCTGCCCTTCTTATGCCGTGTGTTTTCTGCATCAAATCTTTCAAAACCTCCAGATATGGATCTACAAGATCAAATTGACTATATGGAAAACCAGTCCCAATCAAGGCTTTTGATGGATCAGTAATTTTTGAGATAGAAAGCTTCTCTCCATTTAAATATGCTCCATTGCCTTCTACTGCATAGAAACATTCGGAATTAGCAATCTCCAAAACCAATCCCACTTTTGGCACCCCATCTTCCCATAGTGCAATTGAAACACAATAGGGTGCAAATCCATGCGAGAAGTTTGTGGTACCGTCGATCGGGTCAATAATCCATACTCTTCCATTTGGAAGTTCTAAATGCGTATTAGACTCTTCGGCTAAAAATTCATCTCCAGGAAATGACGATTTTATTACTTCAATGATTTTCTTTTCAGAGGCAAGATCTGCATCAGTGACCAAGTCATTCTTTCTTTTCAACTCAATATTGAAGGATCTTTCACTGGCAAATTTCTTTATAATAATTGATGCTTCTCTTGCTGCATTTTTTGTAGTTTCCAGTTCTTGATCATACATAATTACTTACAATTAATGAGTGAAGGTTGAATAAATGAATCTTTAAACTAAGCTAAAATTTAGTGATATTTGACCACCAATCATTCACCTCAACTTTTGATTAATGATCATCCCAATTTCGAGCGATCACGCAGGGTATAAAGCCAAGCAAATCACAAAAAAAATCCTTGAAAACCTTGGACATACCCCGGTAGATTTCGGTACTCATAATGATGAATCTGTCGATTATCCGGATTTTGCTGTTCAAGTATCGGAACGAGTTGATTCAGGGGAATATTCACAAGGCATCATTTTATGCGGCAGTGGCCAGGGAGTTTGTATGACCGCAAACAAATATCCTGAAATAAGAGCTGCATTAGTTTATAACCATAAAGTTGCTGAGATGACCCGCTTCCATAACAATGCTAATATCCTGTGCCTCCCGGGACGTGAATTGGAAGAAGATGAAGCCGAATTAGAAGCTATACTAAAGGCCTGGTTTAGCACCGAATTTGAAGGAGGCAGGCATTCTCGAAGAATTGAAAAAATTAAATCTTTAACACAAAAGGACGCTGATTAATGAAATCGATCCAGGAACAAGATCCTACCGTTTTTGAACTGATAGAAAAAGAAACGGTACGACAGAACAATAACCTTGAGCTCATTGCATCTGAAAATTTTGTTTCAAGAGCTGTGCTCCAGGCTAATGGAAGCAACCTTACCAATAAGTATGCGGAAGGCTATCCTGGAAAACGATACTATGGCGGATGCGAATACGCAGATATGATTGAAGATATTGCACGTGATCGTGCAAAGCAGTTGTTTGGAGCTGATTGGGTTAATGTTCAACCTCATTCGGGAGCTA encodes the following:
- the rpiB gene encoding ribose 5-phosphate isomerase B, whose product is MIIPISSDHAGYKAKQITKKILENLGHTPVDFGTHNDESVDYPDFAVQVSERVDSGEYSQGIILCGSGQGVCMTANKYPEIRAALVYNHKVAEMTRFHNNANILCLPGRELEEDEAELEAILKAWFSTEFEGGRHSRRIEKIKSLTQKDAD
- a CDS encoding inositol monophosphatase, which translates into the protein MMYDQELETTKNAAREASIIIKKFASERSFNIELKRKNDLVTDADLASEKKIIEVIKSSFPGDEFLAEESNTHLELPNGRVWIIDPIDGTTNFSHGFAPYCVSIALWEDGVPKVGLVLEIANSECFYAVEGNGAYLNGEKLSISKITDPSKALIGTGFPYSQFDLVDPYLEVLKDLMQKTHGIRRAGSASYDLCCVASGRFEGFYEYGLNPWDIAAGMLIIKEAGGGTCDWLGEQNQLFGKRIIAGNKSIRTFLEGVLRAHFEEGQLAG